The following proteins are co-located in the Streptomyces bottropensis ATCC 25435 genome:
- a CDS encoding acyl-CoA dehydrogenase yields the protein MAGSADFDLYRPSDEHDMLRDAIRALAEAKIAPHAAAVDEEARFPQEALDALVAGDLHAVHVPEEYGGAGADALATVIVIEEVARACVSSSLIPAVNKLGSLPVILSGSEELKKKYLGPLAKGDAMFSYCLSEPDAGSDAAGMKTRAVRDGDHWILNGVKRWITNAGVSDYYTVMAVTDPDKRSKGISAFVVEKSDEGVSFGAPEKKLGIKGSPTREVYLDNVRIPADRMIGEEGTGFATAMKTLDHTRITIAAQALGVAQGALDYAKGYVQERKQFGKPIADFQGIQFMLADMAMKIEAARALTYQAAAKSERGDKDLTFQGAAAKCFASDVAMEVTTDAVQLLGGYGYTRDYPVERMMRDAKITQIYEGTNQVQRIVMARNLP from the coding sequence TTGGCCGGATCGGCTGATTTCGACCTGTACCGCCCGTCCGACGAGCACGACATGCTCCGCGACGCGATCCGCGCCCTCGCCGAGGCGAAGATCGCGCCCCACGCCGCCGCCGTGGACGAGGAGGCCCGCTTCCCGCAGGAGGCGCTGGACGCGCTCGTCGCAGGCGACCTGCACGCCGTGCACGTGCCCGAGGAGTACGGCGGCGCCGGTGCCGACGCGCTCGCCACGGTCATCGTGATCGAGGAGGTGGCCCGCGCCTGCGTGTCCTCCTCCCTCATCCCGGCCGTCAACAAGCTCGGCTCGCTGCCCGTGATCCTCTCCGGCTCCGAGGAGCTGAAGAAGAAGTACCTGGGCCCGCTCGCCAAGGGCGACGCGATGTTCTCGTACTGCCTCTCCGAGCCGGACGCCGGCTCCGACGCGGCCGGCATGAAGACCCGCGCGGTCCGCGACGGCGACCACTGGATCCTCAACGGCGTGAAGCGCTGGATCACCAACGCGGGCGTCTCCGACTACTACACGGTCATGGCCGTCACGGACCCGGACAAGCGCTCCAAGGGCATCTCCGCCTTCGTCGTCGAGAAGTCCGACGAGGGCGTCTCCTTCGGCGCCCCGGAGAAGAAGCTCGGCATCAAGGGCTCCCCGACCCGCGAGGTCTACCTCGACAACGTCCGCATCCCCGCCGACCGCATGATCGGCGAGGAGGGCACCGGCTTCGCCACGGCGATGAAGACCCTGGACCACACCCGCATCACCATCGCCGCCCAGGCCCTCGGTGTCGCCCAGGGCGCCCTCGACTACGCCAAGGGCTACGTCCAGGAGCGCAAGCAGTTCGGCAAGCCGATCGCCGACTTCCAGGGCATCCAGTTCATGCTCGCCGACATGGCCATGAAGATCGAGGCCGCCCGCGCCCTGACCTACCAGGCCGCCGCCAAGTCCGAGCGCGGCGACAAGGACCTCACCTTCCAGGGCGCCGCCGCCAAGTGCTTCGCCTCGGACGTCGCCATGGAGGTCACCACCGACGCCGTCCAGCTCCTCGGCGGCTACGGCTACACGCGCGACTACCCGGTCGAGCGGATGATGCGCGACGCCAAGATCACGCAGATATACGAGGGCACCAACCAGGTCCAGCGGATCGTGATGGCCCGCAACCTGCCGTAA
- a CDS encoding UDP-glucose dehydrogenase family protein: MALKITVIGTGYLGATHAAALAELGFEVLGLDVVEEKIDMLRRGEVPMYEPGLEELLRGHVAGIEGSSGRLRFTTDYAEVAAFGDIHFVCVNTPQRHGEYACDMSYVDAAFASLAPHLTGPALVVGKSTVPVGSADRLAAYLAEHAPAGADAELAWNPEFLREGFAVNDTLHPDRIVVGVRSDKAEKLLREVYATPVTEGSPFVVTDFPTAELVKTSANSFLATKISFINAMAEVCEAAGGDVAKLAEAIGHDDRIGKKFLRAGIGFGGGCLPKDIRAFMARAGELGADQALTFLREIDSINMRQRGQMVELARQALGGGSFLGKRVAVLGATFKPDSDDVRDSPALNVAGQIHLQGGQVTVYDPKGMENARRLFPTLGYADSALAAVRNADIVLHLTEWREFRELDPAALGEVASTRLVLDGRNALDPELWRRAGWTYRAMGRPTA; encoded by the coding sequence ATGGCCCTCAAGATCACCGTGATCGGCACCGGCTACCTCGGCGCGACCCACGCCGCCGCCTTGGCCGAGCTGGGGTTCGAGGTGCTCGGGCTGGATGTCGTCGAGGAGAAGATCGACATGCTCCGGCGGGGCGAGGTCCCGATGTACGAGCCGGGGCTGGAGGAGCTGCTGCGGGGGCATGTCGCCGGGATCGAGGGGTCCAGCGGACGGCTGCGCTTCACGACCGACTACGCCGAGGTCGCGGCCTTCGGCGACATCCACTTCGTCTGTGTGAACACCCCGCAGCGGCACGGCGAGTACGCCTGTGACATGTCCTACGTCGACGCGGCCTTCGCCTCGCTCGCCCCGCATCTGACCGGCCCGGCCCTGGTCGTCGGCAAGTCGACGGTGCCGGTGGGGTCCGCCGACCGGCTGGCCGCGTATCTCGCGGAGCACGCGCCCGCCGGGGCCGACGCCGAGCTGGCCTGGAACCCCGAGTTCCTGCGCGAGGGCTTCGCCGTGAACGACACGCTGCACCCGGACCGGATCGTGGTGGGCGTGCGGAGCGACAAGGCCGAGAAGCTGCTGCGGGAGGTGTACGCGACGCCGGTGACCGAGGGCTCCCCCTTCGTCGTCACCGACTTCCCGACCGCCGAGCTGGTGAAGACCTCCGCGAACTCCTTCCTCGCCACCAAGATCTCCTTCATCAACGCCATGGCGGAGGTGTGCGAGGCCGCCGGGGGCGATGTCGCCAAGCTGGCGGAGGCCATCGGGCACGACGACCGGATCGGGAAGAAGTTCCTGCGGGCCGGTATCGGCTTCGGCGGGGGCTGTCTGCCGAAGGACATCCGGGCGTTCATGGCCCGCGCCGGTGAGCTGGGCGCGGACCAGGCGCTCACGTTCCTGCGCGAGATCGACTCCATCAACATGCGCCAGCGCGGTCAGATGGTGGAGCTGGCCCGGCAGGCGCTGGGCGGCGGTTCGTTCCTGGGCAAGCGGGTCGCCGTGCTCGGCGCCACCTTCAAGCCCGACTCCGACGACGTACGCGACTCCCCCGCCCTCAACGTTGCCGGGCAGATCCACCTCCAGGGCGGCCAGGTCACCGTCTACGACCCCAAGGGCATGGAGAACGCCCGGCGGCTCTTCCCGACGCTCGGGTACGCCGACTCCGCGCTCGCGGCCGTGCGGAACGCCGACATCGTGCTGCATCTGACGGAGTGGCGCGAGTTCCGTGAGCTGGACCCGGCGGCGCTGGGCGAGGTCGCGTCGACCCGGCTCGTGCTGGACGGGCGCAACGCCCTCGACCCGGAGCTGTGGCGCCGGGCGGGGTGGACGTACCGGGCGATGGGGCGGCCGACGGCGTAA
- a CDS encoding CGNR zinc finger domain-containing protein, whose amino-acid sequence MSERASAPGGLALVESLVNTLDLETGADTLDAPEGRVRLGLAADDDVTAVRDLRESLRATLLAHAGHAPHRTVTPLGELLAAAPLVVAVSAEDGSAALRPAADPAPLVSRVAAAVAEALMAGTWQRLKACEAPDCHWAYYDRSPAGRGRWCSMQVCGARAKMRRYRAK is encoded by the coding sequence ATGAGTGAGAGAGCGTCCGCCCCCGGCGGCCTGGCCCTCGTCGAGAGCCTGGTGAACACGCTGGACCTGGAGACGGGCGCCGACACGCTGGACGCCCCGGAAGGACGGGTCCGCCTGGGCCTGGCGGCCGACGACGACGTCACGGCCGTACGCGACCTGCGGGAGTCCCTCCGGGCGACCCTGCTGGCCCACGCCGGTCACGCGCCGCACCGCACGGTGACCCCGCTCGGCGAGCTGCTGGCCGCCGCGCCCCTGGTCGTCGCGGTCTCGGCCGAGGACGGCTCCGCGGCCCTGCGCCCCGCCGCCGACCCGGCGCCGCTCGTCTCCCGCGTGGCCGCGGCCGTCGCCGAGGCCCTCATGGCGGGCACCTGGCAGCGCCTCAAGGCCTGCGAGGCCCCCGACTGCCATTGGGCGTACTACGACCGCAGCCCGGCCGGACGGGGCCGCTGGTGCTCGATGCAGGTGTGCGGCGCCCGCGCGAAGATGCGCCGCTACCGGGCGAAGTAA
- a CDS encoding VOC family protein, whose amino-acid sequence MAIAKLDVVVLDCPDPAALAGFYAEVVGGKVSGEGEWVDLEVPGGGVRLAFQQAPGFVPPQWPSAERSQQFHLDLDVEDMDAAEKEVLALGATVLDAEDRERGFRVYADPAGHPFCLCRS is encoded by the coding sequence ATGGCCATCGCCAAGCTGGATGTCGTCGTCCTGGACTGCCCCGACCCGGCCGCGCTCGCCGGTTTCTACGCCGAGGTGGTCGGCGGGAAGGTCAGCGGGGAGGGGGAATGGGTGGATCTGGAGGTGCCGGGCGGGGGTGTGCGGCTGGCGTTCCAGCAGGCGCCCGGGTTCGTGCCACCGCAGTGGCCCTCGGCGGAGCGCTCGCAGCAGTTCCACCTCGACCTCGACGTGGAGGACATGGACGCGGCGGAGAAGGAGGTGCTGGCGCTGGGGGCGACGGTGCTGGACGCCGAGGACCGCGAGCGGGGGTTCCGGGTGTACGCGGACCCCGCGGGGCATCCGTTCTGTCTGTGCCGGAGCTGA
- a CDS encoding dipeptidase — protein MADLQDELQAAGEAGELDTPPDPTRAEPAPKRGHHPPGAEPIAPGDGSRPDDDGAAATPPATDAATARTAEPSSELAEAHAFLAAHPVADGYSGLPWVLRQLPRYDLELGEGGVDTDVPRMRKGHIGALFWSLHLPEGPAGERAVDATLEQLDLVRTVVHAHPEGLRLVNSAGETTDARNCGRVAVLLGPAGAPAIGDSLGILRSLHALGLKALTLAGASWASESGLTRFGEEVVREMNRIGVLADLSGAGEATVRRTLALSRAPVVCTRSAAHALRPHAANLPDDLLAALGEARGLCMVPLTAEQTGPSVRDVADHLDHVRAIAGPECVGLSGTYDSGAAHPQDLTDASCYPRLVDELMHRNWSEADLALLTWGNVQRVLRTADFTARAARDRREASTARIAELDG, from the coding sequence ATGGCAGATCTGCAGGACGAACTGCAAGCCGCGGGGGAGGCCGGCGAACTCGACACGCCCCCCGACCCCACCCGCGCCGAGCCCGCGCCGAAACGCGGCCACCACCCGCCGGGTGCGGAGCCCATAGCCCCCGGCGACGGCAGCCGACCCGACGACGACGGCGCGGCGGCCACCCCGCCCGCCACCGACGCCGCCACGGCCCGGACCGCCGAGCCCTCCTCGGAGCTGGCCGAGGCACACGCCTTCCTGGCCGCCCACCCCGTGGCCGACGGCTACAGCGGACTGCCCTGGGTGCTGCGGCAGCTGCCCCGGTACGACCTGGAGCTGGGCGAGGGCGGTGTGGACACCGATGTGCCGCGGATGCGCAAGGGCCACATCGGCGCGCTGTTCTGGTCGCTGCACCTCCCGGAGGGCCCGGCGGGCGAGCGGGCCGTCGACGCCACGCTGGAGCAGCTGGACCTGGTCCGGACGGTCGTCCACGCCCACCCCGAGGGCCTGCGGCTGGTGAACAGCGCGGGGGAGACCACCGACGCCCGCAACTGCGGCCGTGTCGCCGTGCTGCTCGGCCCCGCCGGAGCACCGGCGATCGGCGACTCCCTGGGCATCCTGCGCTCGCTGCACGCGCTCGGCCTGAAGGCCCTCACCCTGGCCGGCGCGTCCTGGGCGAGCGAGTCGGGGCTGACCAGGTTCGGCGAGGAGGTGGTCCGCGAGATGAACCGCATCGGCGTCCTCGCCGACCTCTCCGGTGCCGGTGAGGCGACCGTCCGCCGGACACTCGCGCTCTCCCGCGCGCCGGTCGTGTGCACCCGCTCGGCGGCGCACGCCCTGCGGCCCCACGCCGCCAACCTCCCCGACGACCTCCTCGCCGCGCTGGGCGAGGCGCGGGGCCTGTGCATGGTGCCGCTCACCGCCGAGCAGACCGGCCCGTCCGTCCGCGACGTCGCCGACCACCTCGACCACGTCCGCGCGATCGCCGGCCCCGAGTGCGTCGGCCTCTCCGGCACCTACGACTCCGGCGCCGCCCACCCCCAGGACCTCACCGACGCCTCCTGCTACCCCCGCCTCGTCGACGAACTCATGCACCGGAACTGGTCCGAGGCCGACCTCGCCCTGCTCACCTGGGGCAACGTCCAACGGGTCCTGCGCACCGCCGACTTCACGGCGCGAGCGGCACGGGACCGCCGCGAGGCGTCGACGGCGAGGATCGCGGAGCTGGACGGCTGA
- a CDS encoding dipeptidase codes for MASLEAARELLREFPVADGHNDLPWALREQVRYDLDARDIAIDQSAFLHTDLARLRAGGVGAQFWSVYVPSDAAFLPRAVSATLEQIDCVRQLIDRYPAELRAALTAADMEAARAEGRVASLMGAEGGHSIDSSLATLRALYALGVRYMTLTHNDNIPWADSATDEAAVGGLSAFGRAVVREMNREGMLVDLSHVAATTMRDALDTSVAPVIFSHSSSRAVCDHPRNIPDDVLERLPANGGVAMVTFVPKFVLQAAVDWTAAADENMRAHGLHHLDTTPEAMAVHRAFEERTPRPVATVSTVADHLDHMREVAGIDHLGIGGDYDGTAFTPDGLGDVSCYPHLIAELLDRGWSRTDLAKLTWRNAVRVLGAAEDVARDLQARTGPSNATPEQLDG; via the coding sequence ATGGCATCACTGGAGGCGGCCCGGGAGCTGCTGCGGGAGTTCCCGGTCGCGGACGGGCACAACGACCTGCCCTGGGCGCTGCGCGAGCAGGTCCGCTACGACCTCGACGCGCGGGACATCGCCATCGATCAGAGCGCGTTCCTGCACACCGATCTGGCGCGGCTGCGCGCGGGCGGGGTTGGTGCGCAGTTCTGGTCGGTCTACGTGCCCTCGGACGCGGCGTTCCTGCCCAGAGCGGTGTCCGCCACCCTCGAACAGATCGACTGCGTACGGCAGTTGATCGACCGTTACCCCGCCGAGCTGCGGGCCGCGCTGACCGCCGCCGACATGGAGGCGGCCCGCGCCGAGGGCCGTGTCGCCTCCTTGATGGGCGCCGAGGGCGGCCACTCCATCGACAGCAGCCTCGCCACCCTGCGGGCGCTGTACGCGCTCGGCGTGCGCTACATGACGCTCACCCACAACGACAACATCCCCTGGGCGGACTCCGCGACCGACGAGGCCGCGGTCGGCGGTCTGTCGGCCTTCGGCCGGGCGGTCGTGCGGGAGATGAACCGCGAGGGCATGCTCGTCGACCTCTCGCACGTCGCCGCGACGACGATGCGCGACGCGCTCGACACGTCCGTCGCCCCGGTGATCTTCTCCCACTCCTCCTCGCGGGCGGTCTGCGACCACCCCCGCAACATCCCGGACGACGTCCTGGAGCGGCTCCCGGCCAACGGGGGAGTGGCGATGGTGACGTTCGTGCCGAAGTTCGTGCTCCAGGCCGCCGTGGACTGGACGGCCGCCGCCGACGAGAACATGCGGGCCCACGGTCTGCACCACCTCGACACCACGCCGGAGGCGATGGCGGTCCACCGCGCCTTCGAGGAGCGGACCCCCCGCCCGGTCGCCACGGTGTCCACGGTCGCCGACCATCTCGACCACATGCGCGAGGTCGCCGGCATCGACCACCTCGGCATCGGCGGCGACTACGACGGCACGGCCTTCACCCCGGACGGCCTGGGCGACGTCTCCTGCTACCCGCACCTGATCGCCGAGCTGCTCGACCGCGGCTGGTCCCGGACCGACCTGGCCAAGCTGACCTGGCGCAACGCGGTCCGGGTGCTGGGCGCGGCAGAGGACGTGGCCCGGGACCTCCAGGCCCGCACGGGCCCGTCGAACGCGACGCCGGAGCAGCTGGACGGGTGA
- the purE gene encoding 5-(carboxyamino)imidazole ribonucleotide mutase produces the protein MSPVVGIVMGSDSDWPVMEAAAQALDEFEIAYEVDVVSAHRMPREMIRYGEEAAGRGVKVIIAGAGGAAHLPGMLASVTPLPVIGVPVPLKYLDGMDSLLSIVQMPAGVPVATVSVAGARNAGLLAARILATQDEELLGRMREFQQELNDQATEKGKRLRNKVEGAGGGFGFGK, from the coding sequence ATGAGCCCGGTCGTAGGCATCGTCATGGGGTCGGACTCCGACTGGCCCGTCATGGAGGCCGCCGCGCAGGCCCTCGACGAGTTCGAGATCGCGTACGAGGTCGACGTCGTCTCCGCGCACCGGATGCCGCGCGAGATGATCCGTTACGGCGAGGAGGCCGCGGGCCGGGGCGTCAAGGTGATCATCGCGGGTGCGGGCGGCGCCGCCCATCTGCCCGGCATGCTCGCGTCCGTGACCCCGCTGCCGGTCATCGGCGTGCCCGTGCCGCTGAAGTACCTCGACGGCATGGACTCCCTGCTGTCGATCGTGCAGATGCCGGCCGGTGTGCCCGTCGCCACGGTCTCCGTCGCCGGGGCCCGCAACGCAGGTCTGCTGGCCGCGCGCATCCTGGCCACCCAGGACGAGGAACTCCTCGGCCGCATGCGGGAGTTCCAGCAGGAGCTGAACGACCAGGCCACCGAGAAGGGCAAGCGCCTGCGCAACAAGGTCGAGGGAGCCGGCGGCGGTTTCGGCTTCGGGAAGTAG
- a CDS encoding 5-(carboxyamino)imidazole ribonucleotide synthase: MTFPVVGMVGGGQLARMTHEAGIPLGIRFKLLSDTPQDSAAQVVGDVVIGDYRDLDTLRAFAQGCDVITFDHEHVPTEHLRALEADGIPVRPGPDALQHAQDKGVMRARLDAIGVPCPRHRIVADPEDVAAFAAESGGFPVILKTVRGGYDGKGVWVVRSVEDAAEPFRAGVPVLAEEKVDFVRELAANVVRSPHGQAVAYPVVESRQVNGVCDTVIAPAPDLDEALALRAEEMALRIAKELDVVGHLAVELFQTRDGRILVNELAMRPHNSGHWSQDGAITSQFANHVRAVLDLPLGDPRPRARWTVMVNVLGGDYPDMYSAYLHCMARDPKLKIHMYGKDVKPGRKVGHVNTYGDDLDDVLERARHAAGYLRGTITE; encoded by the coding sequence GTGACGTTCCCGGTAGTCGGCATGGTCGGCGGGGGGCAGCTCGCTCGTATGACACACGAGGCGGGCATCCCGCTCGGCATCAGGTTCAAGCTCCTCAGTGACACCCCTCAGGATTCCGCGGCGCAGGTCGTCGGCGATGTCGTCATCGGCGACTACCGCGACCTCGACACGCTGCGTGCGTTCGCGCAGGGCTGCGACGTGATCACCTTCGATCACGAACACGTACCCACCGAGCACCTACGGGCTCTGGAGGCGGACGGCATCCCCGTGCGCCCGGGTCCCGACGCGCTCCAGCACGCCCAGGACAAGGGTGTGATGCGGGCGCGGCTCGACGCGATCGGCGTGCCCTGTCCACGGCACCGCATCGTCGCGGACCCCGAGGACGTGGCCGCGTTCGCCGCCGAGAGTGGGGGATTTCCGGTCATCCTCAAGACGGTCCGCGGCGGCTACGACGGCAAGGGCGTCTGGGTCGTCCGCTCCGTCGAGGACGCAGCCGAGCCGTTCCGCGCCGGGGTCCCGGTCCTCGCTGAGGAGAAGGTCGACTTCGTGCGGGAGCTGGCCGCCAATGTCGTGCGGTCGCCGCACGGCCAGGCCGTCGCGTACCCGGTCGTGGAGTCGCGGCAGGTGAACGGCGTCTGTGACACCGTCATCGCGCCCGCCCCCGACCTGGACGAGGCACTCGCCCTCAGGGCCGAGGAGATGGCCCTGCGCATCGCCAAGGAACTGGACGTCGTCGGCCACCTGGCCGTCGAGCTGTTCCAGACCCGCGACGGACGCATCCTCGTCAACGAGCTGGCCATGCGCCCCCACAACTCCGGCCACTGGAGCCAGGACGGCGCGATCACCTCGCAGTTCGCCAACCACGTACGGGCCGTCCTCGACCTGCCGCTGGGCGACCCGCGCCCGCGCGCGAGGTGGACCGTCATGGTCAACGTCCTCGGCGGCGACTACCCCGACATGTACTCCGCGTACCTGCACTGCATGGCCCGCGACCCCAAGCTCAAGATCCACATGTACGGCAAGGACGTGAAGCCCGGCCGTAAGGTCGGTCACGTGAACACCTACGGCGACGACCTCGACGACGTGCTGGAGCGCGCCCGTCACGCCGCCGGTTACCTGAGAGGCACGATCACAGAATGA
- a CDS encoding GtrA family protein — translation MGSTSSGPDTRPRGALRRRIDLLVREVAKFGAVGGVGLLVNLAVFNLVRHITDLQVVRASVIATVVAIAFNYVGFRYFTYRERDKSGRTKELSLFLLFSAVGLVIENGVLYTATYGFGWDSPLQSNVFKFLGIGVATLFRFWSYRTWVFRALPAREAVASAQSFLETEATHPPAVTGKRR, via the coding sequence ATGGGAAGTACCAGCTCGGGGCCCGATACGAGGCCCCGCGGCGCCCTGCGCCGCCGGATCGACCTGCTCGTACGCGAGGTCGCCAAGTTCGGCGCGGTGGGCGGTGTGGGGCTGCTGGTCAACCTCGCGGTGTTCAACCTCGTACGGCACATCACCGACCTGCAGGTCGTCCGGGCCAGCGTCATAGCGACGGTCGTCGCGATCGCGTTCAACTACGTCGGGTTCCGCTACTTCACGTACCGGGAGCGCGACAAGAGCGGCCGTACGAAGGAGCTGTCGCTGTTCCTGCTGTTCAGCGCGGTCGGACTGGTGATCGAGAACGGCGTGCTCTACACGGCCACCTACGGCTTCGGCTGGGACAGCCCGCTGCAGTCCAACGTCTTCAAGTTCCTCGGCATCGGCGTCGCGACCCTGTTCCGGTTCTGGTCGTACCGCACCTGGGTGTTCCGGGCGCTCCCGGCCCGCGAGGCGGTGGCGAGCGCGCAGTCGTTCCTGGAGACGGAGGCCACCCATCCGCCCGCGGTCACGGGAAAGCGCCGCTGA
- a CDS encoding ATP-binding protein: MRRRLIQSTLAVVLVVIAVFGVSLVIVETRTISNSAQERVESEAVQLTSIVDSRIIGDERITAEVLRDQVGDQRYARIEIPGQSTIEIGEKPVGDVIRHEARGEKDETVTVEESRSAVSREVGRTLLIIAAVALLAVIAAVLLAVRQANRLASPLTDLAETAERLGSGDPPPRHKRYGVPELDRVADVLDASAERIGRMLTAERRLAADASHQLRTPLTALSMRLEEITLTDDLATVKEEAHIALTQVERLTDVVERLLTNSRDPRNGSAVSFELDEVIKQQLEEWRPAYRSAGRAVVSSGKRHLQAVGTPGAVAQVLAALIENSLMHGGGTVALRTRVIGNQAVIEVTDEGPGVPAELGARIFERAISGRNSTGIGLAVARDLAEADGGRLEMLQAQPPVFGLFLSRTPVRTPSGDDRPVR; this comes from the coding sequence GTGCGCCGCCGTCTCATCCAGTCCACCCTCGCCGTGGTCCTCGTCGTCATCGCCGTCTTCGGGGTCTCCCTCGTCATCGTCGAGACCCGCACGATCAGCAACAGCGCCCAGGAACGGGTGGAGTCCGAGGCGGTGCAGCTGACGAGCATCGTGGACAGCCGCATCATCGGCGACGAGCGGATCACCGCCGAGGTCCTGCGGGACCAGGTCGGCGACCAGCGCTACGCCCGCATCGAGATCCCCGGGCAGAGCACGATCGAGATCGGCGAGAAGCCCGTCGGCGACGTCATCCGCCACGAGGCCAGGGGCGAGAAGGACGAGACCGTCACCGTCGAGGAGTCCCGCTCGGCGGTCAGCCGCGAGGTCGGCCGCACGCTGCTGATCATCGCGGCGGTCGCCCTGCTCGCCGTCATCGCCGCGGTCCTGCTCGCCGTACGCCAGGCCAACCGCCTCGCCTCCCCGCTCACCGATCTCGCCGAGACCGCCGAACGGCTCGGCTCCGGCGACCCGCCCCCCCGCCACAAGCGGTACGGCGTCCCCGAGCTGGACCGGGTCGCGGACGTCCTGGACGCCTCCGCCGAGCGCATCGGCCGCATGCTGACTGCTGAGCGGCGCCTCGCGGCGGACGCCTCCCACCAGCTGCGTACGCCGCTGACCGCGCTGTCGATGCGGCTGGAGGAGATCACCCTCACCGACGACCTCGCCACGGTGAAGGAGGAGGCGCACATCGCGCTCACCCAGGTCGAGCGCCTCACGGACGTCGTGGAACGGCTGCTCACCAACTCCCGCGACCCCCGCAACGGCTCGGCCGTCTCCTTCGAGCTGGACGAGGTGATCAAGCAGCAGCTGGAGGAGTGGCGGCCGGCCTACCGCAGCGCCGGGCGGGCCGTCGTCAGCTCGGGCAAGCGGCATCTGCAGGCCGTGGGCACGCCGGGCGCGGTCGCGCAGGTGCTGGCCGCGCTGATCGAGAACTCGCTCATGCACGGCGGCGGCACGGTGGCCCTGCGCACCCGCGTCATCGGGAACCAGGCGGTGATCGAGGTCACCGACGAGGGGCCGGGCGTGCCCGCCGAACTCGGGGCGCGGATCTTCGAGCGGGCGATCAGCGGCCGCAACTCCACGGGCATCGGGCTGGCCGTCGCGCGTGACCTCGCGGAGGCCGACGGGGGGCGCCTGGAGATGCTCCAGGCGCAGCCGCCGGTGTTCGGGCTGTTCCTGTCCCGTACGCCGGTGCGCACGCCGTCCGGCGACGACCGGCCGGTCCGCTAG
- a CDS encoding response regulator transcription factor has translation MTRVLLAEDDASISEPLARALRREGYEVEVREDGPTALDAGMQGGVDLVVLDLGLPGMDGLEVARRLRAEGHTVPILILTARADEVDTVVGLDAGADDYVTKPFRLAELLARVRALLRRGAAEPAQPPATHGVRIDVESHRAWMGDEELQLTAKEFDLLRVLVRDAGRVVTRDQLMREVWDTTWWSSTKTLDMHISWLRKKLGDDAANPRYIATVRGVGFRFEKN, from the coding sequence ATGACCCGTGTACTGCTCGCCGAGGACGACGCGTCCATCTCGGAGCCGTTGGCTCGCGCACTGCGCCGGGAGGGGTACGAGGTGGAGGTCCGTGAGGACGGCCCCACCGCGCTGGACGCCGGTATGCAAGGTGGCGTCGACCTGGTCGTCCTGGACCTGGGGCTGCCCGGCATGGACGGCCTGGAGGTGGCCCGCAGGCTGCGCGCCGAGGGCCACACCGTGCCGATCCTCATCCTGACCGCGCGCGCCGACGAGGTGGACACCGTCGTCGGCCTCGACGCGGGCGCCGACGACTACGTCACCAAGCCCTTCCGGCTCGCCGAGTTGCTGGCCCGTGTGCGGGCCCTGCTCCGGCGCGGCGCCGCGGAGCCGGCGCAGCCGCCCGCCACCCACGGGGTGCGGATCGACGTCGAGTCGCACCGGGCGTGGATGGGCGACGAGGAGCTCCAGCTCACGGCCAAGGAGTTCGACCTGCTGCGGGTGCTCGTGCGCGACGCGGGCCGGGTCGTCACCCGCGACCAGTTGATGCGCGAGGTCTGGGACACCACGTGGTGGTCCTCGACCAAGACCCTCGACATGCACATCTCCTGGCTGCGCAAGAAGCTGGGCGACGACGCGGCGAATCCGCGGTACATCGCGACCGTGCGAGGCGTCGGGTTCCGGTTCGAGAAGAACTAG
- a CDS encoding ATP-binding protein, with protein sequence MSTTRPFSPGDRGPEPGAGGASGVPGADPPAAPSTGRQSRRLSFEGESGVVPLARDFTRQALHEWGWLPAATADQRAAAEDVLLVVSELVTNACLHAEGPAELRIACDNKVLRIEVSDRGAGNPAPRTPHRAGRPGGHGMFIVQRLCLDWGVVRAPGESGKTVWAELGAPA encoded by the coding sequence ATGAGCACCACCCGGCCCTTCTCGCCGGGCGACCGCGGCCCGGAACCGGGTGCCGGCGGCGCTTCGGGGGTGCCCGGGGCGGACCCGCCCGCTGCCCCCTCCACGGGTCGTCAGTCCCGTCGGCTCAGCTTCGAGGGCGAGAGCGGGGTGGTGCCGCTCGCCCGCGACTTCACCCGCCAGGCGCTGCACGAGTGGGGCTGGCTGCCCGCCGCGACCGCGGACCAGCGGGCGGCGGCGGAGGACGTCCTGCTGGTGGTGTCCGAGCTGGTCACCAACGCGTGCCTGCACGCGGAGGGCCCGGCCGAGCTCCGGATCGCGTGCGACAACAAGGTGCTGCGGATCGAGGTGTCCGACCGGGGCGCGGGCAATCCGGCGCCCCGGACGCCGCACCGGGCGGGCCGGCCGGGTGGGCACGGGATGTTCATCGTGCAGCGGCTGTGTCTGGACTGGGGGGTCGTACGGGCCCCCGGGGAGTCCGGGAAGACGGTGTGGGCGGAGCTGGGGGCGCCGGCCTGA